The Planctomycetota bacterium genomic sequence CGGGGCGAGCAGCTCCTGGCGCAGGTTGTCGAAGGGGCCGCCACTGGCCCGGGAACCCCGGTCTTCCGCGAGGCGCTCCGCGAGCTGGGCGAGCACTGGTTCCGGCGTGGCCGGTACGCGGGGGCGATCGAGCGCTTCGAGCAGTACCTCGCGATCGCCGAGAAGGACGCCGAGCCGGGCGCGGACCTCACGCCCGCCCGGTACAGGCTCGCCGACGCGCTGCGGCGGTCGGGGGCCGAGATCGCCCGGGCGCTGCAGTCGGCCATGCCCGACGGGAACCAGCGCGATCTGATGACCCAGCGACGCACGCGCCTGGCGCGCGCCCAGCAGTTGTACGAAGACGTGCGATCCGACTACGAGGCCCGCCCCCGCCGCACGGGCGTGGAAGACCTGTACCTGCGCAACGCGTACTTCTTCAAGGGCGACTGCGCGTTCGATCTCGAGGACTACGAGGGTGCCATCCGGGCGTACGACGCCGCCCGCGAGCGGTACGCGAAGGACCCCGCGGCGCTCGTGGCGATGACACAGATCGTGAGCGCGCTGGTGCGGATGGGGCGGCTTGACCAGGCCGCCGCCGCGAACGAGCGCGCCAAGCGGTTCTACGCCTCGCTGCCCGAGAGCGTCTGGGACGACCCGATGCTGCCGATGTCGCGGGCCGATTGGGAGCGGTGGCTCGCCGCCCAGGACCACCTTTCCGCGCGGGCCGCGGTTTCGGAGTAGAACGGACCGGGGGAAAGCCGATGTAGTCCACGCCGGCGCGGAGCGCCGGGGAAAGTGTCAGGGATGACCAAACAGACGCCGGAACTCGACCGTCTCCTCGCGCTGCTCCGCGCCCAGCAGTCGCTGCTGGACGATCTGGAGCGAGCCGCGGCCCCGCTCTCGCCGGCCGACGACCCCGACACCATCGCGCAGGCGATCGACCTGCGCCGCGATCTGGTGGACCGCCTGACCGCGAACGCGCCCGACGTCGACCGGGCCTACTGCGCCTGGCTCGGCACCCGCGCTCCGGGGGATGACGACCAGGTGCACGCCCTCGCGAACGACGTGGCCGCACGCCTTGTCCGCGTCGAAGCCGCCAACGAGCAGCAGGCGGCCCTTCTGCTCGCCCGGCGCGATGACCTTGGCGAGCGTCTGCGTGCCGTGGCCACCGGCGGGCGCGCCGGACGCGCGTACGCCGAACCCGGGCAGGGGAGCCCTCGGTATCAGGACACGGAGGCGTAGCGGATGCCCACCGCCGTTACAGACCGGTCCGTGTCGCCCGACGACCTCGCCGGCCTCATCGCCTCGTTCACCGAAGTCACCGCGCGCCTCCAGGCGACGCACGAAGACCTCCGCGCCGAGGTCGGCCGGCTCAACCGCGAACTGGGCGAGGCCAACGCCCAGGTCGAGCGCTCGCGCCGGCTGGCGGCGTTGGGCGAGATGGCCGCCGGAATCGCCCACGAGGTCCGCAACCCCCTCGGCTCGATCCGTCTCTACGCCCGCATGCTCGAGGAAGACCTGGAGCGCGGGTCGCCCGCGTGGGAGACGGCCTCGAAGATCACCCGCGCGACGCGCGGCGTCGAGCAGATCGTCGGCGACGTCCTCTCCTTCGCCCGCGAGTTTCGCCTGCGGGTCGAGCCGGTCTCGCCGGGCGAGCTGTTCGACGCGGCCTTGCGGGCCTGCGAGCACGACGGGGTGCCCTGGCGGGGTGTTGAGGTTGTCCGCGCCGACGCCGGGCCCCTGGCCCCGCGGGCGGTCCACGCCGATCCGGGGCTCCTGCAGCAGGCGCTCACGAACATCGTGCGCAATGCCTTCGAGGCGATGGCGGAGGCGCCCGGCCCGCACCGGCTCACGCTCGACGCGCGTGCCGATCGCGTCGCCGAGCGCGACGGCTCGGTCGAGTCGTGCGTCGTGCTGGGCGTGAGCGACACCGGCCCGGGCGTGACGCCCGACGTGGTCCGGCGCATGTTCAACCCGTTCTTTACAACGCGCAGCGCGGGCACCGGCCTGGGACTCGCGATCGTGCACCGCATCGTCGACGCCCACCTGGGGCGCGTCACGGTGCGCAACAACGCCGACCTCGACGCCGGGCCGGGCGCGCGGGTCGAGATCGTGCTGCCCGGCTGGGCGGCGCCGGACGAGGCGCCTCGCGGGCGAGGGGTCGCGGAGGAGCAGGAATGAGAAACGTCCTCGTGGTCGACGACAAGGAGTTGATGCGCGACAGCGTCGGCGAGACGCTCTCGCGATCGGGGTTCAGCGTCACCTGCGCCGAATCGGCCCAGGCCGGCGTCGAGATGATCGCGCGCCAGCGACCGGACGTGGTCGTCACCGACATGCGCATGCCCGGCATGACCGGCCTCGAACTGCTGGAACGCATCCGCCAGGTCGACGACGACCTGCCGGTCATCATGATGACCGCCTTCGGCACCATCGAGACCGCCGTCCGCGCCATGAAGCTCGGCGCGTTCGACTACCTCACCAAGCCCTTCGAGGGAGACGAACTGGTCATCGCCGTCAAACGCGCCGCCGAGCACCGGCGGCTCGTACGCGAGAACGCTCTCCTGCGCGCCGCCGCCCCGCCCGCGTGCGACGTCGCCTCGCCCCGCGGCGTCGACCGCCTCGTGGGTGAGTCCGACGCCATGAAGCGCCTGCGCGACGAGATCCGCCTGGTCGGCGCCTCGCAGGGCACCGTGCTCGTCACGGGCGAGAGCGGCGTGGGCAAGGAGGTCGTCGCCCGGGCCGTGCACGAGTGTTCCGGGCGGGCGAACGGGCCCTTCCTGGGCGTGAACTGTGCCGCGCTCTCCGACTCGCTCCTCGAGAGCGAACTCTTCGGGCACGAGAAGGGCGCCTTCACCGGCGCCGAACGCCTCCGCAAGGGACGCTTCGAACTCGCCGACGGCGGCACGCTCCTGCTCGACGAGGTCAGCGAGGTCAAGCCGCAGGTCCAGGCCAAACTCCTGCGCGTCCTGCAGGAGCGTTCGTTCGAGCGGGTGGGCTCCAGCCTCACGATGGGCATCGACGTGCGCGTGGTCGCCACTAGCAACCGCGACCTGCCGGCGGCGTGCCGCGACGGCGGGTTCCGCCAGGACCTGTACTTCCGCCTGAACGTGCTGCCCGTCCGCGTCCCGGCGCTGCGCGAGCGGCGCGACGACGTCCCGCCGCTCGCCACGCACTTCCTCGGCAAGATCGCCCGGCGCGAGGGGCTGCCCGCGCCCGACATCGAGCCCGACGCGCTCGCGCTGCTCGCGGCGTACGACTGGCCCGGCAACGTTCGCGAGCTGCAGAACATCTGCGAGCGGGCCGTGGTGCTCAGCGGGGCCGCCCAGCCGCGGGGCGTCGTCACGCGGGCGCTCGTGGAGCCGTGGTTGCGCGGTGGCACGCCCGGCACCGCGGTGCACGTCCACCCGCAGCCCGCGCAGGAAATTGAGGCAAAGTCCGCCGGCGGGCCGCCCCAGCCCGGCAAGACCCTCGAGGAGATCGAACGCGACGCGATCGTCGCCACCCTGATGCGGTTCAGCGGGCACCGCCAGCGGACGGCGCAGGCGCTGGGCATCGGGGTGCGGACGCTGGGACTCAAACTCAAGAAGTGGAAGCAGTTAGGGCTTGTGATGGAGTCGCTCTAGCCGCGCCGCCGCCCGGGCGGGCCGGGGCGTCGTCCGCTGGCCCGCCGCTTGCGGAGAAAGCCGACGATGTTCCTCGCCGACCTCGCGAACTCGGGCTCCCTGCCGGTGCTGAGCGCCACGCTCTCGCTCGCCGGGCAGCGCCAGCGGCTCCTCGCCCACAACATCGCCAACATCGACACCCCCGACTTCCGCCCCGTCGACATCGACGTCAACACCTTCCGCGCCCAACTGGCCCGGGCCGTCGTCGAGCGGCGAAACGCCACCGGCGGCACGCACGGTGCGCTCGACCTTGCGCCGGCGCACGGGCCCGGCGTCGCGGGCGCTCCGGCGCACCCGGACGCACGCCCCCTCGGCGGGCGCGTTCTCTACCATGACCGCAACAACCGCGACGTCGAGCGCATGATGCAGGACCTGGCCGAGAACTCGCTCACGTTCCGACTCACCACCGACCTCATCCGGCGCGAGAACGACCTCCTCCGGTCCGCGATCGCCCAGCGTGTCTAGGCCCACTCCCGGAGACTGACCCGCGATGTACGGCGTGCTCGACATCTCCACCGGCGGCATGGTCGCGCAGCGGGCGCGCATGACCGCCATTTCTGCCAATCTCGCCAACCGGAACTCGGTGATGCCCGACGGCACGCCCTACCGCGCGAAGCACGTCTTCCTGGCCCCGGGCGACCCCGGCGCCCGCGATCGTGCTTCCCGGTCGCTGGGCGTGCACGTCGCCCGCATCGCCGACGACCAGTCCCCGTTCAGGCTGCGCTGGGACCCGTCCCATCCGCTCGCCGTTCGCGAGGGCGCCGAGCGGGGCTATGTTCGCGAGAGCAATGTCAATCCGATCGTCGAGCAGGTGAACGCGATCCAGGCCGCCCGGGCCTACGAGGCCAACGTCGCCGCGGCGGAAGCGACCAAGGCGATGTTGGCCCAGGCGTTGCGGTTGGTGGCGTAGGCAGACGGTGACGGTTGCAGGAGGCGTGCATGTCCGACCCCTTGGGATTCATCAGCGGCGGGATCGATCGCACCCGCCACATGCACCCGCAGGCCCGCCCGGATGTCGCGGGCGATGCGCCGGGCAAGTCGTTCAAGGACGTCCTGCTGGACTCGCTCGACGAGGCCAATCGACTCCAGCAGGAAGCCACGCGCGCGGTGGAAGATCTTCAGACGGGCGAACGCCAGGACGTGGAGAACGTGCTGCTCGCGACGACGAAGGCGGACAACGCCTTCCGGATGCTGCAGGCCGTCCGCAACCGCGTCATGGAGGCGTACGACGAACTGAAGCAGATGCGGACGTAGTTCTCGGACGCTGTCAACTGATGATTCAAGCGGGAGCGCGCGCCGCGCCGACGTAGGGGCGTGCAGGTTCGGCGCGGCTTCGCGCAGGGCGTGCGCCGGCGCACGGATTGCGCCGCACAGGGTCGGAGGCCCGCCAGATGGACGCCCTTCGTCGCACACTCGCGACGATCCAGAAGCAGCTCGGCGCGCTCTCGGGCGCCCACAAGGTGATCGTCGCCTGCTCGGTCGTCATCGTCCTGCTCACGCTGGGGCTGGTGCTGGTCCTGACGTCGTCGCCCTCGAGGGTCGACCTGCTCCCCGGCGCCACGCCCGAAGACCAGGAGCGCGCCAAGGGCCACCTCGACGCGCTGGGCATCGAGTCTCGGTGGAACGCGTCGGGGCGCCTGGAGGTCTCGGCGAAGGACGCGGCCCGGGCGAGCTCGAGCCTGGCCCGCGCGAACCTTCTTCCCAACGACAAGGCGCTGTACTTCGAGTCGCTGCTCGCCAGCCAGAGCTGGATGAACTCGCGCCAGGTGAACGAGCAGAACTTCCGGATCGCGCTCGAGAACGAACTCGCCCGGATGATCGCCGACCTCAACACGGTGGACTCGGCACGCGTGCGTCTGGACATCCCCGAGGTGCGCGGGCTGGGCGTGGGCGTGCGCACGCCCACCGCGTCGGTCAGCGCCCGCAGCGATGACGGGCGTGCGCTCTCGCAGGGCGTGGTCGACGCCATCGCGCACCTTGTGCAGGGCAGCGTTGCGGGCCTGACGGTGCAGCACGTGACCGTGGTGGATGCGGGCACCGGGCAGCGCCGCAGCGTGACGTCCGACAGCGACGCGTCGCCCACGCTCGCGATGGAGCACGCCGCCAAGGTCGAGGCCCAGGCCCGGGCCAAGATGCAGGAACTGCTGGCGTACATCCCGGGCGTGGTCGTCGCGGTGACGGCGTCGGTGGACGTGACGCGCAGCACCGCGCAGGTGCAGTCGTACCTGCCCAGCGGGAAGGGGTCGGTGGCGATCGAGAAGAAGACCAGCGAAGTCACCACCTCGACCACCGAGGCGTCGTCGGGCGGGGCGGTGCCGGGCGTGCAGGCGAACCAGACGGCCGATATCACGCGCGCTGGGGCGTCGGGCGCGGGCGGCATCGAGTCGGAATCATCGGAGTCGACGAGCGAGAGCGAGGTGCGGGTGGGAAGCCGCACCGAGACGATCGTGGACCCGCGCGGACAGTCGACGTCGGTCGCGGTGTCGGTGAACGTGCCGACCGGGTACGTGGCGCGGCTGATCAAGGACGCGGCGGGGGCCGGCGCGCCGCCGGGCGGGGCTGGTGCGACGGCGCCGGCCGAGCCGGATGCGCAGGCGCTGCGGACGTACTTCGACACCGAGGTGCGTCCCTCGATCGTGGCGGTGCTGCAGCCGCATCTGCGGGCGATGGTGGCGCAGTCGAACTCGACGATGCCGCCGGCCGATCTACGCAAGATGATCGATGAATCCATCAGCGTGTCGCTGGTGCCCGGGGAGATTCCCGCGGGGCCGGCGACCCAGGCCGCCGGCATGCTGTCCTCGCTGGGCGCGGGCGGGCTGGGGGGCGGGCTGATCGAGAAGGTGGCGCTGGGCGCGCTGGCGCTGTTCGCGCTGGGGTTTATGGCGATGCTGGTGCGCAAGAGCGGGCGCAAGACGGAGACGCCGACGGCGGAGGAACTGGTGGGCATGCCCCCGGCGCTCGAATCGGCGGGCGACGTCATCGGCGAGGCGGAAGAGGGGGAGACGGCGCTGGCGGGCATCGAAGTGGACGAGCGCGAGATGGAGGCGGCCAAGCGTCTGGAGCAGGTGGGAGAGATGGTGGGCGCCGACCCGGCCGCGGCTGCCCGGATGGTCCGCCGGTGGATCAACATCGAGGACTAGCCCATGCCGCGCAAAGCCAACGAGAAGCTGCCGAGCAAGGCGTCGGAGCTGGAGGGGATGACGAAGGCGGCGATCCTGCTGCTGGCG encodes the following:
- a CDS encoding flagellar M-ring protein FliF C-terminal domain-containing protein, coding for MDALRRTLATIQKQLGALSGAHKVIVACSVVIVLLTLGLVLVLTSSPSRVDLLPGATPEDQERAKGHLDALGIESRWNASGRLEVSAKDAARASSSLARANLLPNDKALYFESLLASQSWMNSRQVNEQNFRIALENELARMIADLNTVDSARVRLDIPEVRGLGVGVRTPTASVSARSDDGRALSQGVVDAIAHLVQGSVAGLTVQHVTVVDAGTGQRRSVTSDSDASPTLAMEHAAKVEAQARAKMQELLAYIPGVVVAVTASVDVTRSTAQVQSYLPSGKGSVAIEKKTSEVTTSTTEASSGGAVPGVQANQTADITRAGASGAGGIESESSESTSESEVRVGSRTETIVDPRGQSTSVAVSVNVPTGYVARLIKDAAGAGAPPGGAGATAPAEPDAQALRTYFDTEVRPSIVAVLQPHLRAMVAQSNSTMPPADLRKMIDESISVSLVPGEIPAGPATQAAGMLSSLGAGGLGGGLIEKVALGALALFALGFMAMLVRKSGRKTETPTAEELVGMPPALESAGDVIGEAEEGETALAGIEVDEREMEAAKRLEQVGEMVGADPAAAARMVRRWINIED
- a CDS encoding sigma-54 dependent transcriptional regulator; protein product: MRNVLVVDDKELMRDSVGETLSRSGFSVTCAESAQAGVEMIARQRPDVVVTDMRMPGMTGLELLERIRQVDDDLPVIMMTAFGTIETAVRAMKLGAFDYLTKPFEGDELVIAVKRAAEHRRLVRENALLRAAAPPACDVASPRGVDRLVGESDAMKRLRDEIRLVGASQGTVLVTGESGVGKEVVARAVHECSGRANGPFLGVNCAALSDSLLESELFGHEKGAFTGAERLRKGRFELADGGTLLLDEVSEVKPQVQAKLLRVLQERSFERVGSSLTMGIDVRVVATSNRDLPAACRDGGFRQDLYFRLNVLPVRVPALRERRDDVPPLATHFLGKIARREGLPAPDIEPDALALLAAYDWPGNVRELQNICERAVVLSGAAQPRGVVTRALVEPWLRGGTPGTAVHVHPQPAQEIEAKSAGGPPQPGKTLEEIERDAIVATLMRFSGHRQRTAQALGIGVRTLGLKLKKWKQLGLVMESL
- the flgC gene encoding flagellar basal body rod protein FlgC, which translates into the protein MYGVLDISTGGMVAQRARMTAISANLANRNSVMPDGTPYRAKHVFLAPGDPGARDRASRSLGVHVARIADDQSPFRLRWDPSHPLAVREGAERGYVRESNVNPIVEQVNAIQAARAYEANVAAAEATKAMLAQALRLVA
- a CDS encoding ATP-binding protein produces the protein MPTAVTDRSVSPDDLAGLIASFTEVTARLQATHEDLRAEVGRLNRELGEANAQVERSRRLAALGEMAAGIAHEVRNPLGSIRLYARMLEEDLERGSPAWETASKITRATRGVEQIVGDVLSFAREFRLRVEPVSPGELFDAALRACEHDGVPWRGVEVVRADAGPLAPRAVHADPGLLQQALTNIVRNAFEAMAEAPGPHRLTLDARADRVAERDGSVESCVVLGVSDTGPGVTPDVVRRMFNPFFTTRSAGTGLGLAIVHRIVDAHLGRVTVRNNADLDAGPGARVEIVLPGWAAPDEAPRGRGVAEEQE
- the fliE gene encoding flagellar hook-basal body complex protein FliE → MSDPLGFISGGIDRTRHMHPQARPDVAGDAPGKSFKDVLLDSLDEANRLQQEATRAVEDLQTGERQDVENVLLATTKADNAFRMLQAVRNRVMEAYDELKQMRT